A single window of Streptomyces griseoviridis DNA harbors:
- the def gene encoding peptide deformylase, which translates to MRHGPIPGAHGRVRPLTLLGDPLLRTPCAEVTDFGPELAELVEDLFATMYAARGVGLAANQIGASPRVFVFDCPDDEEVRHLGHVVNPRLVTADGVVVRGPEGCLSLPGLEAGTERHDHAVVEGFTVTGEPVTIHGTGFFARCLQHECEHLAGGVYADRLTGWRRRRHARQVARAAWSRGRAGG; encoded by the coding sequence ATGCGACACGGTCCCATCCCGGGCGCCCACGGGCGCGTCCGGCCCCTCACCCTGCTCGGAGACCCCTTGCTGCGCACCCCCTGCGCGGAGGTCACCGACTTCGGTCCCGAACTCGCGGAGCTGGTGGAGGACTTGTTCGCCACGATGTACGCGGCCAGGGGGGTGGGTCTCGCCGCGAACCAGATCGGCGCGTCGCCGCGGGTCTTCGTCTTCGACTGCCCGGACGACGAGGAGGTGCGCCATCTCGGGCATGTGGTGAACCCCCGTCTGGTGACGGCCGACGGAGTGGTGGTGCGGGGGCCCGAGGGGTGCCTGTCGCTGCCGGGCCTCGAAGCGGGCACGGAACGCCACGACCACGCGGTGGTCGAGGGGTTCACGGTGACGGGGGAGCCGGTCACGATCCACGGCACCGGGTTCTTCGCGCGCTGCCTCCAGCACGAGTGCGAGCACCTGGCCGGCGGGGTGTACGCGGACCGGCTCACGGGATGGCGCCGGCGCCGGCACGCCCGCCAGGTGGCGCGGGCGGCGTGGAGCCGGGGGCGAGCGGGCGGCTGA
- a CDS encoding MurT ligase domain-containing protein, whose product MSGNSDPLTPRAKLAVTAGKAVAAASRAAGRGSGSVIGGKVALRLDPDLLARLAQSLDVVLVSATNGKTTTTRLIAEALRAAGPVVSNALGANMPAGITSALAGNSDARYGVIEVDEKYLAGVARDTDPKCIALLNLSRDQLDRAAETRMLAENWREGLAGSKAVVVANADDPLVVWAASSSPNVIWVAAGQMWKDDAWSCPSCGGVMQRPGDDWFCGDCGFRRPTPSWSLSGDHVLDPHGSAWPIHLQLPGRANKANATSSAAVAAVFGVPPQVALERMYQVQAVAGRYDVVQFKERDLRLLLAKNPAGWLETFSLIDPPPTPVILSVNARGADGTDTSWLWDVDYTRLTGHPICVIGDRKLDLAVRLEVANQHFQVCDDIDQAVQLCPPGRIEVIANYTAFQDLRRRVGN is encoded by the coding sequence ATGTCAGGCAACTCGGACCCGCTCACGCCGCGGGCCAAGCTGGCCGTGACCGCGGGCAAGGCGGTCGCGGCGGCGTCGCGCGCCGCGGGGCGCGGCAGCGGTTCGGTGATCGGCGGCAAGGTGGCCCTCCGGCTCGACCCCGATCTCCTGGCACGGCTCGCGCAGAGCCTGGACGTCGTGCTCGTCTCGGCGACCAACGGCAAGACCACCACCACCCGGCTGATCGCGGAGGCGCTGCGCGCGGCGGGCCCGGTCGTCTCCAACGCGCTCGGCGCGAACATGCCGGCCGGCATCACCTCGGCGCTCGCCGGGAACTCGGACGCCCGCTACGGCGTCATCGAGGTCGACGAGAAGTACCTCGCCGGTGTCGCCCGGGACACCGACCCCAAGTGCATCGCGCTGCTCAACCTCTCCCGCGACCAGCTCGACCGCGCCGCCGAGACCCGGATGCTTGCGGAGAACTGGCGCGAGGGCCTGGCCGGTTCGAAGGCCGTCGTCGTGGCGAACGCCGACGACCCGCTGGTGGTGTGGGCCGCGTCGTCCTCCCCCAACGTGATCTGGGTCGCGGCCGGCCAGATGTGGAAGGACGACGCCTGGTCCTGCCCGTCCTGCGGCGGTGTCATGCAGCGTCCGGGCGACGACTGGTTCTGCGGCGACTGCGGCTTCCGCAGGCCCACCCCGAGCTGGTCGCTCTCCGGTGACCACGTCCTCGACCCGCACGGCTCGGCCTGGCCGATCCACCTCCAGCTGCCCGGCCGCGCCAACAAGGCGAACGCCACCTCCTCGGCCGCCGTCGCCGCCGTCTTCGGGGTGCCGCCGCAGGTCGCCCTGGAGCGGATGTACCAGGTGCAGGCCGTGGCCGGCCGCTACGACGTCGTGCAGTTCAAGGAGCGCGACCTGCGGCTGCTGCTCGCGAAGAACCCGGCCGGCTGGCTGGAGACGTTCTCCCTGATCGACCCGCCGCCCACCCCGGTGATCCTCTCGGTGAACGCGCGCGGCGCCGACGGCACCGACACCTCCTGGCTCTGGGACGTCGACTACACGCGGCTGACCGGCCACCCGATCTGCGTGATCGGTGACCGCAAGCTGGACCTCGCGGTCCGGCTCGAAGTGGCCAACCAGCACTTCCAGGTCTGCGACGACA